In the genome of Crassostrea angulata isolate pt1a10 chromosome 6, ASM2561291v2, whole genome shotgun sequence, the window ACATATGAGCAATACAAAAATGCATCTTAGTTTTAATTTGAGCCAAGTCAAtatctttaataaaattatatgtatatattttatggttAACGTGATATGTAGAGATCGCGTAGACCAATCTGTGTATGTACACAGATAGAATTTGTCATTTGCCTTCGTGGTACATGCACGTATTGTGACAAATAGTCCATTAAGGAATTTAGCCATGATATTTTTCCCTTTATGTCACTTTACATGTCGGTGATTATCAATACAAAAAGGtatggaaaattttaattttatcttttaaaagatgcagtttatttattgcattcaagATAAAAACTAACTGGTAGACAATCAAGAAAATCAAGATCAAGAAGGTTTTTCCGGTGGGGGTGTCTGAGAAATAATTGTGTGCCAGGGGGTTTTCTAGGCatattttcggtaattttactttttactgTGGGAATTgaacaagtttaattttttcagaTGGGGGTCCGCACCCGCCCTTAGATCCGCGCTTGACATTTGGGATACAAAAAAAGacctttgaaaaatgttataaaCGAATTACATATACCgtgttcgaaaaaaaaaaagctcGTTAATTTTGCTAGAGCTAACAAAACTCggtgtaaataattatatatagatCTAGGGAGGACTGATAATAGAATAGAATATATATTTGGTACGATATTGCGAATTCTTAACACTTCAGTTGGGCTGAAAActagcataatacatgtattgcaataACTTCAATATCATTTTTGGCATTATTTAAGTATACACAATATTGTAGCATGCCTAAATTCACTATCCGGATACAGAATCATGAGTGATGAGCAAACTAGATCCCGCATCACGCGCAGTGCGTATCGCCTATGTACCCATGGTCATTGAACGATGTGTAGTTGATTTATGACGGAAAACCTATTTTTTAGAGCAAAGATGTAATACTCCTTTCATACGACAAAATTTTGCTTATTTGTGCAAATTTACACTAGAGCAAATTTGCACACATAAGTGAAAGTTAATTTGCCAAACGTTCAGACGAGAATAAAATAAGAAGTTGGACCACTTCAGGCTTGTGGATTCAGTGGCGTTGGAAGCAAATTGAATGGGGTTGGGGGCTATACtgatcatcagaaatcttggcatgccaaaaaaaaaacctaattcccggggaggggggggggggttgaagttgTATACCTataactccaaaaaaaaaatcgaacctatcaaaaaaaaatcaataatcccaaatcattaaattcctaatccggggggggcgggtgggggggggggctagtatacctatgactccaattttcattatcaatattaatatatttccattttttaaagtaaatttaggaacaattatgtttgctgcaagaaaaggtggagggggctggcccctcccCGATGTTATGTGCCTgttggttaggtctaactttgcaactTTGcaaagacacccccccccccggttccgacgcccaTTGGATTTTCACACAAAAAGCCTATTTCTTTACTATTTAGGTATAGAGCTAGCTTTTGTATGTTCTCGAATCGAGGAAACTAGAGGAAAAGTCTGATACACCGATGGGTACGAGAGAACCGTACTTTCATGAAGACCGGATTACAAAAGACCGCTATATGAGAATTTTTGAATGAAGATGGGaaatgactatatatatatatattatatggaCCTAATATAGCCCCCTataaaatgaactttatcaatttactgtaattctttgctTCCTTTGTACGCATATCACTGGCgccggaagcaaattgaaagggggggggggctagtctaatcctcagaaatcttaacaagcaaaataatttaaaaaaaaactaattccctaaatcatgaaaatcctaatccgggggggggggggggggggggggggtttacctatgactccaacttctcaatattttaatcttttcaaggttaatttaggaacaattcTGTTTGCTGCGACAAAAAGGGgagggggctgaaccctctcaAATGCCATGTGCCTGATGgataggtctaactttgcaaaaaaagtggggggggggccccctagcccccccccccccccccccccccgttccgACGCccttgcttatacatgtatttttttttaaccaaatgcCCACAATTTTGAGATTTAATATCAAAGGGTCAACCTTAAATTTCCCGCCATTGTCGCATTTTTAGCAGAAAACGGCTTGTTTTTAAGCAGTTTTTCCCCGAAAACATTGAGCgattgcttgaacaaacaaaatatattttcatcaaagatgTATCTATCGAAGACTGGCTTATATAAATgacgtttttgtttttgttcaatgCATCGCTCTAtattttccattaaaaaaaggaaagaaaaatgtcattatatatttgactgattttgattgaattacaAAAATACTTCTGACGACATATACTGTATTGACGGCGAATGCAAATTAATCAAACAGATAAGTCAGTAAAAACTTGTGTTATATCAACTATTCTAAAActaacataacattttaatgtacctgaatcacttTGAAAAATTGCGAATTGTGTGGGCGAAATTTGactcatataatatatactctTTCTTAAAAGTTGGAAGATGCTTTGGTCCCAGCCCCAGAGACTGGAAGACTTCAAGAGCCGTCGCTTGCATGTTAAGAAGGTGGTTATTGCCATCTACCGGTCATGCAGCGTCTTCAGCGGAAATCTTTTTGGTGTTGCGACAAAACATATGCAAAAGCATTTAGCCCTGACCACTGAGGTGCAGATTTACAACGACTGTGCAGAATTTGCATGAGCAAATCAGTTCctacgataaaaaaaattgcacatgCTTTAGTTTTATACTATACTAAATTGCCTGAGGAAAATATACTGATTACTGAATTATGCAAATCGTGTCATATTGATCGGGTTTTAGCACATCAGTGTAGTACCCAACACCCGTGCAATTAgtgtttgatatatatatatatatatatatatatatatatatatatatatatatatatatatatatatatatatatatatataccttttatttattgaaggcagaacaaaatatatataaagttaagagattgattttaattataagaatctgttgtttatatatctttaacagtattatgtattttctttgaacaagaatacatctttatatatttctgtCTATTTCTAATATTTGGTCTATTTATAATACTCCTATATTTAGATTGGTGTATAAATTAAAGAGCCCACGACAACTGCCAATCACTAAGCTGAAATGCGTACAGGCGCATGTTTCTATATTTAGCGTGTGGAATTTAATGCGCTTGCGCGTGAGAAGTTACTTCCGTTCGTACACCCCGGAAACTGCAGGCTGAGagaaaatcacaaaatatatttaaccaAAGTAACGAAGGtaatcaaaacatttcattttatttttaaggttCTTGTAACACATATCGTTCACTCATCTGAGACTCTCGAACCGTACTTACTTTTCTAAGAAGTTGGCCCACAATAGCAAAATGGCGGAAGTCGCCCCTGTGAATTAGCCATTCTTATTTTTGTACATATTGCCGTGTATATGATGGCATATATTGCGCTGGTACGCTTGGCTTGCCACCTTTTGATCATCAGTTTATCATTGAAAggggttattttttaatttattgactTCCACTCCACAGAATCACTGATTAAAGCTTCAGATTAGGAAAAGGATAAAAGAACTTGTAATTCTAGTAATATAATCTATAATTTCAATGAACCAGAGGAATTTTGTCTTAATTTACCAATTCTAAACAGTTTAACTCTTTGTTTTATATGGAAATTGTCACTTTagatttcataaaattaaaaaggaacGTGAAAGCAAAGCTTTGAACCAAAATGGGAGTGTCAGTTTAACCTTGTTACTCATCTGCCAATTAGATAAAATGTTCCATAAATTTAATCCAGTTATAAAATTTAAGACATTAATATGATTAACATTGTGGTTTTATACATTGTCATATAGTATGATTTTCAATAGTTTAAGTGGTGTAGATAAtatttattctcttttgagaagtggacaggcatggCCTACATCCATGTGGATGTAGGCGATGCccgtccacttctcaaaagagaatagatAATATTGtgcatgtttatttattgcttttcaGTTGATAAATCCATATACACATgttatattaatatttcttattttaattcTGATTGCCAGTGTAGAATTGACCCTTCTACTCTTGTGTggcaaattgaaaaattttcccAAAGTTTTAGTCAGTTGATAATTATATGAAGTAAATTTCACCAAATTTTGCCCTACAAATGTGCAGTAGCGCAGTTAACAATACTTACCACGTAgaggttttttaaaatgcattgcaACATTTTGATATACCTAAACATTTTTTCTCTGTTTCAGTCTCTAGCTAACCATGCAGACAATAAAATGTGTGGTAGTAGGTGATGGAGCTGTCGGTAAAACATGTCTACTGATCTCCTACACCACAAATAAGTTCCCCTCAGAGTATGTTCCAACTGTGTTTGATAACTATGCTGTGACGGTGATGATTGGGGGAGAACCCTATACGTTAGGTCTGTTTGACACAGCAGGTCAGGAAGACTACGACAGGTTACGACCCCTTAGCTACCCACAGACTGATGTCTTTCTAGTTTGCTTCTCCGTAGTATCGCCAGCTTCTTTTGAAAACGTCCGAGAAAAggtaatttttgttaattctgtcaattatgaattcatgaaaaacattatacatttgtattttgttttggtaTTTTGGAAGTCTTTTTTTGGCTCAGGGAAAGGTAAACTTCAAATATTCTGTTAAATTGAATATGTATATAAGATTAGATATGATTAGTGTTCCCTATATAATTCATgttgaaattaatgttttttcttttaatatagtGGGTTCCCGAAATAACACACCATTGTCAGAAGACCCCTTTCTTACTAGTCGGAACACAGGTAGATTTACGGGATGATGCAACAACAATAGAAAAGTTAGCcaagaacaaacaaaaacctATCACATTTGAACAAGGAGAAAAACTGGCAAGAGAACTGAAGGCTGTAAAATATGTTGAATGTTCAGCATTAACACAGGTTGgtgtatttttcaattttttccccTATGAAAGTGAAGAGTTTGGAAAAATCATGTAATTAAgcaattattgatatcatagGCAGCTTTGCAAATTCTGTTGAATGGATTCAGAACCATGCATGctagggctgggacgatactaTACTTAGCcaattcggtacatatcacgatacctgagatgcgatacgataaATACCCtgatacattgcaactaaatgaaaacatgaataagggtttaaaatttattcaatctgtcgatgtattactgcatgtccaaagttattttattatatttaaaatgagcgttgcacaatttacaaagtaatttagtctcatatacactactttttcataaacaagtaatccaaacattttccacactccagatttagcttcataacagttttgacaactttacaaGGTTTTCCGCCATCATTGTACTTTCATCTTAAGCGCGCGGACTAAAtatagccgatatatgaagctcggatatttgcgaattataaaaaaaacgttTGCTTAGGTATTATTGTATAAATGGTAAATGTAtagatccaaatatcgtcaaaataaataccgtgatGCACCGTGCATCGTtggatcgtcccatccctaATGCATACTGTATTCTATAGAGCcacatatattaaattttttttttataaatattgataaactCATATGTATGTCATTACATCTATAAGTATTACACATATGAAAGAGACACAACATATTGCATTTGGgattaaatatgtttttcctTCTGTCTTGCAGAAAGGTTTAAAGAATGTATTCGATGAAGCAATTCTTGCTGCTTTGGAGCCCCCAGAACCGCCCAAGAAAAAGAAGTGTGTCTTGTTGTAATCTCCGAACTCCATTCATTTCCTGTGTCAACTTTGGATGCTTTTAGGGACTTCTGCTGATCACCTGTGAAGAAGTCGTAAAAAATTATTGGGGGAAAAATTGAAACCATTTTATATGTTTGGATATTAAAAGCATTTTCACAGATGGAAGTTTTCAGGTTCAAATAGAGagaattatttttaacatattcTCTAGTGAATGGAAAGTTTGTTTGATGATTATGTGTGGGGAAAAGGCAAGAGTTTTCTCAGAGAAACCCCTAGCACAGTGCTATGGTCTTCTTATCCCATTAGGGTCCAATAATCTTGTGATTTATGAATGTAAATAGTTGACCAACTTTCcccttttatttattgtttttgggTGCCAAAATTTGGTATTGATGATGTTGATCTGAGGAAGTCATGTATTGCTTACCCAAGATGTAAAAGCACCAGGATTGGAATATATTGTGGTATAACTATAAATTTCTATGCTATAGGCCATGAATGAgtaaaaaaacttaaataataattatccaTTGCAAAACAAGGTCTTGATAAAAATTAGAGATTCCAATTTGTGACaagtattttttgttatactttttaatttgtaagAATTCATTAAAGTTATACAAATTTCCACAAAGATATAAATGTTATTGGAGGACACTAATACTGAATTCACTGGGAAGTATaatctaaattatttttaaaaagtctttgcTTCATTGTATGTTATTAATTCatgataatgttttaaaaaaaaaagatgtattgTAAATGTAGATAATTGTACAGGCTTTATGATTAAGACTAGGACTTTATAGTTTTAATTGTGTCGTATAAATGGActctttttgttttatctattaTTTAGGAAGTCTAAGGATgtgtgcatgtgtgtgtgtgtgtgagtgtGCTATAATCAGCTTTACAGGACACAGTCAGTGGTTACAAAGGATTTTCTATATAATACTTCATCTTTCTcccattcttttatttttcagttgttTTTTATGACATTTGTTCAGTTTTCTGGTGAATATCTGATATTTTGGTTTCTGTCAATTTTGATATGCAATGATAGACAGTTGCAGACTTTCTGTTTGTCTATGTAACCACTGCTTGTGGTGACTTGAAGTTGTGACGATGTGACCTTTGGTTTATTTACTTATTGTATTATGTACCTGCATGTCTTTTGTCATGTATCTTGTCTAAACAacaccatttttattttcactatactgaaataaatataaagagtCAGTACTGgcagttttgtttatttttgtatgcATCACATAATTTGTGTATCGTTTACTTTAGGTAGAAGATAGAATACTGCAATATATTGGTTATGTCAATATTTTAACTCCCCAAAACCCACATGACAGCATTTTGCGAAAACTTTTTTATCTTATAGTTTGAAAAGTGAGAGATGAGTGAATTCTTCCTATGAATTCTCATTTGCTGTCTTGTGTGTTATTTAGTGTtgttatttagaatttttagctaaatatattgaaaagaaCACCGGGTGTTACAACacatcaaatttttatttaagtcTTTACCatcttgaattttttaaattaaattttttattttctaaagtaGTTTCTTCGTGATGCAagcagaatttaaaaaaaaaaaaaaatgcttttccATTCATAATTGGTCAGAAAACTATTGATTTTATAATCTTTTATATATCTTGACCCTATTATGAAAGTGAACAATAATTGTATATCCATCAAGTCTTGCATCTTGATAGAAATCAACTTGATTATTATTGTTTCAGGAAACAGTGTAGGAGTGATAAGGAAGGACTTTGAATATTCATATTAAACAAGGATGTTAATGAAAATGCTCAAGAAAGTCGCAGGCATTTTGAATTAAGTCTAATTAAAATCATCCTCCTTCTCATTCCACTCATCAGGGACCCAGACCAATTTAGGAGAAGGGGTGGTTTTAATtagactgttttatattttaatccTCAGTTATGCTTCCAAATCAATGATAAGAAGACCCAGCAATCTAGCAACCGGAGTCTTTCATCACTGGTGTTTAATGAAGTTTGTAATAATTCTACGAATTTGAGTAAAGATGGTTGCAAACCTTGCactgaaaaatattaaattcaagTTCCAGGAATTGTTCTATGGGCGAGAAAGTCATTCTACAATTATTAGTAACAACCAGAGATATACCaatctgtata includes:
- the LOC128188113 gene encoding cdc42 homolog translates to MQTIKCVVVGDGAVGKTCLLISYTTNKFPSEYVPTVFDNYAVTVMIGGEPYTLGLFDTAGQEDYDRLRPLSYPQTDVFLVCFSVVSPASFENVREKWVPEITHHCQKTPFLLVGTQVDLRDDATTIEKLAKNKQKPITFEQGEKLARELKAVKYVECSALTQKGLKNVFDEAILAALEPPEPPKKKKCVLL